From the genome of Sediminibacter sp. Hel_I_10:
TTTTAGGTTTTTTTTGCAGACCTACCACGGTCACGAGACATACTTATGATAATATCAAAGCGACAAAGTTTTATACCATCAATCACATTCATTCTGAAATTTTAGCTGACGCACACCACACTTCAGCTAAATATAACAAGACCATTTCAGAATTTGATAAAACAAAGCTCATTTCAGAATACAAAAAAGACTTCCATGCGCCATTTGTGAAAGGCTGTCCTTTACAATTAGCTATGGAGTTTGTTGAAGAATATGACATCAAGGCAAATGACACCATATTGGTTATTGGAGAAATTAAAGGTCTTTATCTAGAAGACCATCTTTTAAAAGCTGATGGCTTTATAGATTTAGCAGAAGGCAAAACCGCAGCCATTAATGGTTTAGACGGATATGCTGTGCCAACTTCTAATGCCCGTTTTGGTTATCAAAGACCTAAAAACGAGTCGTAATTTTAGAGCATTGCTTTCATTTTAGAGAAAGTAGGCTTAACTTCCTTCAAGGAAATCGAAACACATAGATGAAAATACTCGTTACAGGTGCAACAGGATATATTGGTAAACGGTTAATTCCGTTGCTCATCAATGATGATCATCAAGTGGTTTGCGCTATAAGAGATAAACTTCGTGCAGATAAAGCCTATAAAGAAGAAGAGCATATAGAGATTATTGAAGCCGATTTCTTAAAACCAGAGACGCTTTCCAGTATCCCTGAAGACATCGACATTGCTTACTATCTTATTCATTCTATGTCTAATTCTTCAAAAGATTTTGAATCTCTTGAAGAACAGTGTGCAAAACATTTCAAAACCTATTTAGAGAAGACAAATGTTAAACAAGTCATTTATCTCAGTGGTATCACGAATGAAAAAAAACTATCCAAGCACTTAAGAAGTCGCAAAAATGTTGAAAAAATTCTAAAATCCCCACATTATGGTTTAACCATATTTAAAGCTGGAATTATTGTGGGCTCAGGGAGTTCGTCTTTTGAGATCATTAGAGACTTGGTAGAAAAACTACCGATAATGATTGCTCCCAAGTGGCTAGACACAAAGACTCAACCTTTATCGGTACGTGATGTCTTGTTCTTTTTGAGTAGAGGCGCTGGAGATGAACGCTTATATAATACATCTTTTGATGTTTTTGGGCCCGAAATTTTGACCTATAAGCAAATGTTGCTTCAATTTGCAGAAGTAAGAGAACTCAAACGTTACATTTTGACGGTGCCAGTAATGACGCCTAAACTCTCCTCCTATTGGCTCTACTTTGTGACATCAACGTCTTACAAGCTCGCCTCTTCTTTGGTAGATAGTATGGGCGTACAAATTATAGGTAAACCGAGTGATATCAATACCATGCTAGATGTTGAGCCACTATCTTATAAAACCGCAGTAAAACTGGCATTTGAAAAAATTGAGCAGAATAGCATTGTGTCCAGCTGGAAGGATTCTATGGTAAGTAGCGGCCGATTGAGTAACAGCTTTCACAAATATGTCAATGTGCCCAAATACGGCTGTTTTAAAGACTATAAAGAACGTGAGGTCAAGGACACCG
Proteins encoded in this window:
- a CDS encoding flavin reductase family protein, whose product is MTFISYDDFDSFDHIYRINLINSCSGYKSANLIGTKSAEGQENVAVFSSVTHIGSNPPLLGFFCRPTTVTRHTYDNIKATKFYTINHIHSEILADAHHTSAKYNKTISEFDKTKLISEYKKDFHAPFVKGCPLQLAMEFVEEYDIKANDTILVIGEIKGLYLEDHLLKADGFIDLAEGKTAAINGLDGYAVPTSNARFGYQRPKNES
- a CDS encoding SDR family oxidoreductase; this translates as MKILVTGATGYIGKRLIPLLINDDHQVVCAIRDKLRADKAYKEEEHIEIIEADFLKPETLSSIPEDIDIAYYLIHSMSNSSKDFESLEEQCAKHFKTYLEKTNVKQVIYLSGITNEKKLSKHLRSRKNVEKILKSPHYGLTIFKAGIIVGSGSSSFEIIRDLVEKLPIMIAPKWLDTKTQPLSVRDVLFFLSRGAGDERLYNTSFDVFGPEILTYKQMLLQFAEVRELKRYILTVPVMTPKLSSYWLYFVTSTSYKLASSLVDSMGVQIIGKPSDINTMLDVEPLSYKTAVKLAFEKIEQNSIVSSWKDSMVSSGRLSNSFHKYVNVPKYGCFKDYKEREVKDTDKTLDKLWRIGGSTGWYYGTILWKIRGYMDKLVGGIGLRRGRTHVSQLDAGDALDFWRVIFADKTQKKLLLYAEMRLPGEAWLEFKIEDGLFKQTATFRPRGLAGRLYWYAVFPFHGFIFNGMINKLVDV